The Liquorilactobacillus nagelii DSM 13675 DNA window CTAGCTTGTATAATGCAATGCCATTAGCCGGTGTTAAGCAACTGGTTGAATTTATGCAGCAATTTGAAATGAATCATGAAGGAGTTGCAAAATGAAACAAGATATTAAGACCTATAATGTAATTGCTGAAGAGGGATTGGCACTCTTTCCAAAAGATCAGTATAGAATTAATCAAAGTGACAAACCAACAGCCTTGTTGATACGCAGCCAGGATATGCATAAAACATATTTTGGACCGAATGTTTTGGCGATTGCTCGCGCGGGAGCTGGAGTGAATAATATTCCCTTAGTTCAAGCAACATCTAATGGAACTGTTGTTTTTAATACTCCGGGTTCGAATGCCAATGCGGTCAAAGAATTAATTATTACGATGCTGATTTTGGCAAATCGACCGGTTATTAAGTCAATTGATTGGGCGAAAAAGGTTGTAGGAGCCGATGTCAGCTTGCAAACAGAAGAAGGCAAAAATCACTTTGCAGGAACGGAGATTGCTGGCAAAACACTTGGAGTGATCGGACTAGGTTCAGTTGGTTCGAGAGTTGCCCAGGCAGCTGGGGCACTCGGGATGAAAGTAATTGGCTATGATCCTTATATTAGTGTTGAACACGCTTGGCAGCTCTCAAATCAAATTCCACGGGCTGAAAAATTAAGTGATTTATTACCACAATGTGATTATTTGACGATTCATATTCCTTATACGGAGAAAAATAAAAATTTGATTACTGCCGAGCAATTGAAACAGATGAAATCAAGTGCAGTTTTATTAAATTATTCTCGTTGGGGAATCGTTAATGAAAAAGCAGTAGTTGCAGCCTTAGATAACGGAGAATTACAAAAGTATGTAACTGATTTTAGTTCAAATACAATAATAGGTCATCCGAAGATTGTAATTACACCGCATATCGGCGGTACGACTAACGAAGCTGAGGTTAATGGTGCTAAAATGGCAGCACGGACACTTCGAAAGTATTTAGAGACGGGGAACATTATTAACTCAGTTAATTTTCCAACAATTGAAATGCCCTTTGAAGCACCAGTTCGCTTGACTTTAATTCACCAGAATGTACCCAATATGGTTGGCCGTATTACAACTATTTTGGCAGATGAAGAGATCAATATCGATAATATGATTAATCGCAGTCGGGATACGATTGCTTATACGGTGATTGATACTGGAATGATTGTTGAATCACTCTTGAAAAAAATTAAAGCACGATTGTTGCAGATTCCTGAAGTAATTCGGGTGCGGGCTTTAGAAAAATAATTATGGTATAATTGGGTTCCTTGGCAGGGGCACTATAATAAAACAACCAGTCAGTGATGAAATTTTTCATCTCTGGCTGGTTGTTTTATTAGAAAGTAAAAATTAAGAATCTAAGTTTAAGCAGTGATTGTTTTTCGATAAACTGCCGCAATTAAATAAAAAACAGTTTCGATTGTGGCAATGAAAAAGGTTACTGGTAAATTAGTTAAATAGCCTAAATAAAGGCCGCCCCAAGTTCCAATCAGAGCAAGGACAATACTAAGCAGAATTAAGCTACTAACGGAACGGCAGAATGGTTGAGCACTGGCACTGGGCAATGTTAGGAGAACAAAAATTAATAAAGCACCCACGATTTGGGCAGCAACACTAACACTTAACGCCACCATTACTAAAAAGATCAAAGTGATCCAATGACTGGAGACATGCTCAATTTCGGCGCCAGTTGCATCAAAAGAATCGAATTTTAAGCGACGATAGATTAGTCCTAAAGACAGTAAGACAATCAGTGACACAATGACAATTTGGGTAACATTTTCTTGGCTAATACCAACGATGCTGCCAAATAAAATGCTGGTAGCATAGGAGGAATTTTGACTGGATAAGGATAAAAATAAAACCCCTAAACCCATGAAAAAGGCTGAAACAGTACTGATAACTGCATCACTAGTCTCATTATGGTTATCGCCTAGACCTAGTCGATCAGCAGCTAAGGCACTTAAGATAGTAAAGATCATCATTCCTTGTAATGGTGATAAGCCAATCCAAACTCCGAAGGAAGCTCCGGAAAAGCCGATTTCTGAAAGTGTATGAGTCATGAATGGTAAGCGACGAGCGGCAACGAAAACTCCCATCGCTCCGCAAAGAATAGCAACGATTGTGCCAGCTTCAAAGGCATAGCGCATAAAGTTTAAAGCAAACATTATTTTCCTCCTAAATCAGCTGTTGCACCAGTTGTATATTGACCACTATCGAATTCAAGGTAGTGTTTGCCGTATTTGTTTACCAAATCCCAATCATGAGAAATGAAAATGATAGTTGTTCCAGCTGTTTCATTCAATTGCTTAACGGTCTCTAATACTTCATACTTGGCTGTTTTATCCAGACTGGCAGTTGGCTCATCAAGGATCAGTAATTCTGGTTGATTTAAAATTGCTTGAGCCAGATAAGCCCGTTGTTTTTCACCACCAGAAGCTTTTCCGAGTATCTGTTGTCGCTTAGCGGTCAATCCAGTCAGTTGCAGAGCTTGAGTCACTAACCCTTTTTCCTTTTTAGAGAGCCAAGGCTTGAGTGAATTACTTAGTTTCAAAGCTACGAAATTTTCAATTGA harbors:
- a CDS encoding ATP-binding cassette domain-containing protein, encoding MSELSASLISCSHLTMAFGNKQLFTDLNLVIRQGDFFCLLGANGTGKTTFIKLLLGKEIPTNGKIELATELHNASNIGYVPQFRNIDANYPLSIENFVALKLSNSLKPWLSKKEKGLVTQALQLTGLTAKRQQILGKASGGEKQRAYLAQAILNQPELLILDEPTASLDKTAKYEVLETVKQLNETAGTTIIFISHDWDLVNKYGKHYLEFDSGQYTTGATADLGGK
- a CDS encoding metal ABC transporter permease, encoding MFALNFMRYAFEAGTIVAILCGAMGVFVAARRLPFMTHTLSEIGFSGASFGVWIGLSPLQGMMIFTILSALAADRLGLGDNHNETSDAVISTVSAFFMGLGVLFLSLSSQNSSYATSILFGSIVGISQENVTQIVIVSLIVLLSLGLIYRRLKFDSFDATGAEIEHVSSHWITLIFLVMVALSVSVAAQIVGALLIFVLLTLPSASAQPFCRSVSSLILLSIVLALIGTWGGLYLGYLTNLPVTFFIATIETVFYLIAAVYRKTITA
- a CDS encoding phosphoglycerate dehydrogenase: MKQDIKTYNVIAEEGLALFPKDQYRINQSDKPTALLIRSQDMHKTYFGPNVLAIARAGAGVNNIPLVQATSNGTVVFNTPGSNANAVKELIITMLILANRPVIKSIDWAKKVVGADVSLQTEEGKNHFAGTEIAGKTLGVIGLGSVGSRVAQAAGALGMKVIGYDPYISVEHAWQLSNQIPRAEKLSDLLPQCDYLTIHIPYTEKNKNLITAEQLKQMKSSAVLLNYSRWGIVNEKAVVAALDNGELQKYVTDFSSNTIIGHPKIVITPHIGGTTNEAEVNGAKMAARTLRKYLETGNIINSVNFPTIEMPFEAPVRLTLIHQNVPNMVGRITTILADEEINIDNMINRSRDTIAYTVIDTGMIVESLLKKIKARLLQIPEVIRVRALEK